A stretch of the Macaca mulatta isolate MMU2019108-1 chromosome 14, T2T-MMU8v2.0, whole genome shotgun sequence genome encodes the following:
- the OR5T1 gene encoding olfactory receptor 5T1, which produces MFILVSFTEEFDVQVFLFLLFLAIYLFTLIGNLGLVVLVIGDFRLHNPMYYFIGVLSFSDACYSTVVTPKTLVNFLAKNKSISFLGCATQMFLACTFGTTECFLLAAMAYDRYVAIYNPLLYSVNMSPGVYVPLITASYIAGILHATIHTVATFSLSFCGSNEIRHVSCNMPPLLAISCSDTHVNQLLLFYFVGSIEIVTILIVLISYGFILLAILKMHSAEGRRKVFSTYGAHLTGVTIYHGTIFFMYVRPSSSYTSDHDMIVSIFYTIVIPMLNPIIYSLRNKDVKEAIKRPLVRNWFIHKLQF; this is translated from the coding sequence ATGTTTATATTAGTGAGCTTCACAGAAGAATTTGATGTGCAAGTcttcctatttttattatttttagcaatCTATCTTTTCACTCTAATAGGCAATTTAGGGCTAGTTGTACTGGTCATTGGGGATTTCCGGCTTCACAACCCAATGTACTATTTTATTGGTGTTTTATCATTCTCGGATGCCTGCTATTCTACAGTTGTCACTCCAAAAACGTTGGTCAATTTCCTggcaaaaaataaatctatttcatTTCTTGGATGTGCAACACAGATGTTTCTTGCTTGTACTTTTGGAACCACAGAATGTTTTCTCTTGGCTGCAATGGCTTATGATCGCTACGTAGCCATCTACAACCCTCTCCTGTATTCAGTGAACATGTCACCCGGAGTCTACGTGCCACTCATCACTGCTTCCTACATTGCTGGCATTTTACATGCTACTATCCATACAGTGGCTACATTTAGCCTGTCCTTCTGTGGCTCCAATGAAATTAGGCACGTCTCTTGTAATATGCCTCCTCTCCTTGCTATTTCTTGTTCTGACACTCACGTAAACCAGCTTCTACTCTTCTACTTTGTGGGCTCTATTGAGATAGTCACTATCCTGATTGTCCTGATCTCCTATGGTTTCATTCTTCTGGCCATTCTGAAGATGCATTCTGCTGAAGGGAGGAGAAAAGTCTTCTCCACATATGGAGCTCACCTAACTGGAGTGACAATTTATCATGGGACAATCTTCTTCATGTATGTGAGACCAAGTTCCAGCTACACTTCAGACCATGACATGATAGTGTCAATATTTTACACCATTGTGATTCCCATGCTAAATCCCATCATCTACAGTTTGAGGAACAAAGATGTAAAGGAGGCAATCAAAAGACCGCTTGTGAGAAACTGGTTCATACATAAGTTACAGTTTTAA
- the LOC114672321 gene encoding olfactory receptor 5T3 — translation MFILTGFTDDFELQVFLFLLFLAIYLFTLIGNLGLVVLVIEDSWLHNPMYYFISVLSFLDACYSTVVTPKILVNFLAKNKSISFIGCATQMLLFVTFGTTECFLLAAMAYDRYVAIYNPLLYSVSMSSRVYVPLITASYVAGILHATIHTVATFSLSFCRSNEIRHVFCDIPPLLAISCSDTHTNQLLLFYFVGSIEIVTILIVLISYGFILLAILKMHSAEGRQKAFSTCGSHLTGVTIYHGTILFSYMRPSSRYASDHDIIVSIFYTIVIPMLNPIIYSLRNKDVKKAMKKMLKLVYT, via the coding sequence ATGTTTATATTGACAGGCTTCACAGATGATTTTGAGCTGCAAGTCTTCCTATTTTTACTATTTCTTGCAATCTATCTCTTTACCTTGATAGGCAATTTAGGGCTGGTTGTATTGGTCATTGAGGATTCCTGGCTCCACAACcccatgtattattttattagtgTTTTATCATTCTTGGATGCCTGCTATTCTACAGTTGTCACTCCAAAAATTTTGGTCAATTTCCTGGcaaaaaataaatccatttcATTTATTGGATGTGCAACACAGATGCTTCTTTTTGTTACTTTTGGAACCACAGAATGCTTTCTCTTGGCTGCAATGGCTTATGATCGCTACGTAGCCATCTACAACCCTCTCCTGTATTCAGTGAGCATGTCATCCAGAGTCTACGTGCCACTCATCACTGCTTCCTACGTTGCTGGCATTTTACATGCTACTATCCATACAGTGGCTACATTTAGCCTGTCCTTTTGTAGATCCAATGAAATTAGGCATGTCTTTTGTGATATTCCTCCTCTCCTTGCTATTTCTTGTTCTGACACTCACACAAACCAGCTTCTACTCTTCTACTTTGTGGGTTCTATTGAGATAGTCACTATCCTGATTGTCCTGATCTCCTATGGTTTCATTCTGTTGGCCATTCTGAAGATGCATTCTGCTGAGGGAAGGCAAAAGGCGTTCTCTACATGTGGCTCTCACCTAACTGGAGTGACAATTTATCATGGAACAATTCTCTTCAGTTATATGAGACCAAGTTCCAGGTATGCTTCAGACCATGACATCATAGTGTCAATATTTTACACAATTGTGATTCCCATGCTGAATCCCATCATCTATAGTTTGAGGAACAAAGATGTAAAAAAGGcaatgaaaaaaatgttgaaattggTTTACacatga
- the LOC719191 gene encoding olfactory receptor 8J2 yields the protein MKATIQMASGNLTWVTEFILVGVSDDPELQIPLFLVFLVLYVLTVAGNLGIITLTSVDSRLQTPMYFFLRHLAVINLCNSTVIAPKMLVNFLVTKKTISYYGCAAQLGGFLVFIVAEIFMLAAMGYDRYVAICNPLLYAVVVSPKVCRLLVSLTYLQSLITALTVSSCVFSVSYCSSNIINHFYCDDVPLLALSCSDTYIPETAVFIFSGTNLFFSMIVVLISYFNIVITILRIRSSEGRQKAFSTCASHMIAVVVFYGTLLFMYLQPRSNHSLDTDKMASVFYTLVIPMLNPLIYSLRNKNVKDALKRFLDNPCRSLKLM from the coding sequence ATGAAGGCAACAATACAAATGGCTTCAGGAAATCTCACATGGGTGACGGAGTTCATTCTTGTGGGAGTCTCAGATGATCCTGAGCTCCAGATTCCTCTCTTCCTGGTCTTTCTGGTGCTCTATGTGCTGACGGTGGCAGGGAACCTGGGCATCATCACCCTCACCAGTGTCGACTCTCGACTTCAAACCCCCATGTACTTTTTCCTCCGACACTTGGCTGTCATTAATCTTTGCAATTCTACTGTCATTGCCCCTAAAATGCTGGTTAACTTCCTGGTTACCAAGAAAACCATATCTTACTATGGATGTGCAGCCCAACTGGGTGGATTCTTGGTTTTCATTGTGGCTGAGATTTTCATGCTGGCTGCAATGGGTTATGACCGCTACGTGGCTATTTGCAACCCTCTGCTCTACGCAGTAGTGGTGTCTCCAAAGGTATGTCGTCTGCTGGTGTCCCTCACATACCTTCAGAGTCTTATCACAGCCCttactgtctcttcctgtgtgtTCTCTGTGTCGTACTGTTCTTCCAACATCATCAACCATTTTTACTGTGACGATGTCCCTTTGCTAGCATTGTCCTGTTCTGATACCTACATTCCAGAAACAGCAGTGTTTATCTTTTCAGGGAccaatttgtttttctccatGATTGTTGTTCTGATATCCTACTTCAACATTGTTATTACCATTTTGAGGATACGTTCCTCAGAAGGACGACAAAAAGCCTTTTCCACGTGTGCTTCTCACATGATAGCTGTGGTTGTGTTCTATGGGACTCTCCTTTTCATGTATTTGCAACCAAGGAGTAATCACTCATTAGATACTGACAAAATGGCCTCGGTCTTCTACACCCTGGTCATACCTATGTTGAACCCCCTAATTTACAGCCTAAGGAACAAAAACGTGAAAGATGCACTAAAGAGATTCCTAGATAACCCATGCCGATCACTCAAActaatgtaa